A stretch of the Enterobacter mori genome encodes the following:
- a CDS encoding cobalamin-independent methionine synthase II family protein, translated as MQRQHAPYRADVVGSFLRPDAIKQARQKFANGEIDAGQLRAVEDEAIRHVVEQQCACGLHVVTDGEFRRAWWHFDFFDGLQGVERYDSQQGIQFNGVQTKAHGVRVTGKLSFGEHPMLDDFRYLKSISGNAQPKMTIPSPSVLHFRGGRKDIDATVYPDLKEYFDDLATTWRDAIRAFYDAGCRYLQLDDTVWAYLCSDDQRRQIRERGDDADELARIYARVLNKALEGKPDDLTIGLHVCRGNFRSTWISEGGYEPVADVLFGTVNVDAFFLEYDNDRSGDFAPLRFVRPGKQQVVLGLITTKNGELENPEGVKARLEEAARYVAKEQICLSPQCGFASTEEGNSLSESQQWDKVRLVTQIASEVW; from the coding sequence GCCGGGCAGCTTCGAGCGGTAGAGGATGAGGCCATCCGCCATGTCGTCGAGCAGCAGTGCGCCTGCGGGCTACACGTCGTCACTGACGGTGAGTTTCGCCGCGCCTGGTGGCATTTTGATTTCTTCGACGGCCTGCAGGGCGTGGAGCGTTACGATTCGCAGCAGGGCATTCAGTTCAACGGCGTGCAGACGAAAGCCCACGGCGTTCGCGTGACGGGTAAACTGAGCTTTGGCGAGCACCCAATGCTGGACGATTTCCGCTACCTGAAAAGCATCAGCGGGAACGCGCAGCCAAAAATGACCATTCCAAGCCCGAGCGTGCTGCATTTCCGCGGGGGACGTAAAGATATCGACGCCACGGTTTACCCCGATCTGAAAGAATATTTTGACGATCTGGCGACCACCTGGCGCGATGCCATCCGCGCGTTTTACGACGCGGGTTGCCGCTATCTGCAGCTGGACGATACCGTCTGGGCTTATCTCTGCTCGGACGACCAGCGCCGTCAGATCCGCGAGCGCGGCGATGATGCGGATGAGCTGGCGCGGATCTATGCCCGCGTGCTGAACAAAGCGCTCGAAGGTAAGCCTGACGATCTGACCATCGGGCTGCATGTCTGTCGCGGTAACTTCCGTTCGACCTGGATTTCCGAAGGCGGCTATGAGCCAGTGGCCGACGTACTCTTCGGGACGGTCAACGTTGACGCGTTCTTCCTCGAATACGACAACGATCGTAGCGGCGACTTTGCGCCATTGCGTTTCGTGCGACCGGGCAAGCAGCAGGTGGTACTGGGCCTTATCACCACCAAGAATGGCGAGCTGGAAAACCCGGAAGGCGTGAAGGCGCGTCTGGAAGAAGCGGCGAGATACGTGGCGAAAGAACAAATTTGCCTTAGCCCGCAGTGCGGCTTTGCCTCCACCGAAGAGGGCAACAGCCTGAGCGAATCCCAGCAGTGGGACAAAGTGCGTCTGGTGACGCAGATCGCCAGCGAAGTCTGGTAA